A single window of Thalassoroseus pseudoceratinae DNA harbors:
- the tnpC gene encoding IS66 family transposase, translating to MRMLDRQAKGGSRLARFWTYIGDDSNPYSVYDFTESRRRDGPASFLADYQGTMHADAYGGYDGIVTGSNGAIVRVACGAHIRRKFEQARSQSPRASAQMLEWFGQLYDIEDRVRETSIAERQAVRQRESQPILESMKSALDEWALRELPKSNLGQAVSYARNQWSAFRLYTEDGRRTIDNNLSERTLRSQAIGRRNWLFLGYKSAGPRAAVLFTILAGANRHHLEP from the coding sequence GTGCGAATGCTTGATCGACAGGCCAAAGGCGGCAGTCGCTTGGCGAGATTCTGGACGTACATCGGCGACGATTCCAATCCGTACTCGGTCTACGACTTCACTGAAAGCCGCCGCCGCGACGGACCGGCCAGTTTTCTGGCGGACTATCAGGGCACGATGCACGCCGATGCCTACGGCGGCTACGATGGGATCGTCACCGGTTCAAACGGAGCGATCGTCCGCGTCGCTTGCGGAGCGCACATTCGCCGCAAGTTCGAGCAAGCCAGATCGCAATCGCCGCGTGCCAGCGCGCAGATGCTGGAGTGGTTTGGGCAACTCTATGACATCGAAGATCGCGTTCGGGAAACTTCGATCGCCGAACGTCAGGCTGTGCGTCAGCGTGAGTCTCAGCCAATCTTAGAGTCGATGAAATCCGCACTCGATGAGTGGGCTTTGCGTGAGCTGCCCAAGTCAAACCTAGGTCAAGCGGTCAGCTACGCTCGCAATCAGTGGTCGGCGTTTCGCTTGTACACGGAAGACGGTCGACGCACGATCGACAACAATCTCAGCGAACGGACTCTGAGGTCGCAAGCAATCGGCCGCCGCAACTGGCTGTTTCTCGGCTACAAGTCGGCTGGCCCGCGGGCGGCGGTGTTGTTCACGATCCTCGCCGGAGCCAATCGCCATCACCTCGAACCGTAG
- the cas2 gene encoding CRISPR-associated endonuclease Cas2 → MYVLVTYDVATGDTEGRRRLRRVAKTCLDYGQRVQNSVFELSVDPAQWTECKNRLLKEADVDEDSLRFYYLGQNWRKRVEHHGAKPSWDVDDPLIA, encoded by the coding sequence ATGTACGTTCTCGTCACCTACGATGTGGCCACTGGTGATACCGAAGGCCGTCGCCGCCTGCGTCGCGTTGCCAAGACTTGCTTGGACTATGGTCAACGCGTACAAAACAGCGTGTTCGAACTGTCAGTCGATCCCGCCCAATGGACCGAATGCAAGAACCGCCTGCTCAAAGAAGCGGATGTCGACGAGGACAGCCTCCGATTCTACTACCTCGGCCAAAACTGGCGGAAGCGCGTCGAACATCACGGTGCCAAACCAAGTTGGGATGTCGACGACCCCTTGATCGCGTAG
- the cas1c gene encoding type I-C CRISPR-associated endonuclease Cas1c: MKRHLNTLFVVTDGSYLSKEGQAVRVKVEKETKLRVPLINLDGIVCFGRVGASPALLGACAEAGVTVSLMSRHGRLLARVVGFTPGNVLLRRTQYRTADDPDQSAFIARNIVAAKIANCRSVLLRSARDSSNSQVKDSLQAAARSMENPLREARHAKSVDTARGYEGEAAATYFRVWNDLLGGKGFVMNGRSRRPPLDPVNALLSFLYSLLSHDARSAAEAAGLDSQVGFLHQDRPGRPSLALDLMEELRPFLADRVALSLINRGQVTPNGFRTSESGAVLMDDDTRKTVLSAYQKRKQDKLTHPFLGEKTTVGLLVHLQARLLARHLRSDLDEYPPFLWR, from the coding sequence ATGAAACGGCATCTCAACACGCTGTTTGTGGTGACTGACGGCAGCTATCTTTCCAAGGAGGGCCAGGCCGTCCGCGTGAAGGTCGAGAAGGAAACGAAGCTGCGGGTGCCGTTGATCAACCTCGATGGGATCGTCTGTTTCGGACGCGTCGGTGCCAGCCCCGCCTTGCTCGGAGCGTGTGCGGAAGCCGGCGTGACCGTTTCATTGATGAGCCGACACGGCCGGTTGCTCGCGCGAGTGGTCGGTTTCACGCCCGGCAATGTATTATTGAGGCGAACCCAATACCGCACCGCCGATGATCCCGACCAATCCGCGTTCATCGCTCGGAACATCGTTGCCGCCAAGATCGCCAACTGTCGCAGCGTGCTGCTGCGGAGTGCTCGCGATTCCTCCAATTCGCAGGTGAAAGATTCCCTGCAAGCCGCCGCCCGGTCGATGGAGAACCCATTACGGGAAGCTCGGCATGCGAAGTCCGTCGATACCGCCCGTGGCTACGAGGGCGAAGCGGCAGCCACGTACTTCCGCGTTTGGAACGACTTGCTGGGCGGCAAAGGATTCGTGATGAACGGCCGCAGTCGCCGCCCGCCGCTCGATCCGGTTAATGCGTTGCTGTCCTTCCTTTACAGTTTGCTCAGCCATGATGCCCGCAGTGCCGCCGAAGCCGCCGGTTTGGATTCGCAAGTCGGTTTCCTCCATCAAGACCGTCCTGGTCGCCCGTCGTTGGCTCTCGATCTGATGGAGGAACTTCGTCCCTTCCTCGCCGACCGCGTGGCTCTTAGTCTGATCAATCGCGGCCAAGTCACGCCCAACGGGTTTCGCACGAGTGAATCGGGCGCCGTGCTCATGGACGACGACACCCGAAAGACCGTGCTGTCGGCGTATCAAAAACGCAAGCAGGACAAGCTGACTCACCCATTTCTCGGCGAGAAAACCACGGTCGGTCTGCTGGTTCACCTGCAGGCTCGATTGTTGGCTCGTCATCTGCGGAGTGACCTCGACGAATACCCGCCATTTCTCTGGCGTTGA
- the cas4 gene encoding CRISPR-associated protein Cas4: MHSEDDFIPISALQHVLFCERQAALIHVERLWAENRLTAEGKVLHEKTHSERVETRGRVRIVRSLMLRSLRLGLFGRSDVVEFAAPECVSNPTSIFRRWGQGESVDWSAWQITPVEYKRGKPKKDGSDRVQLCAQAMCLEEMLGVTILSGSLFYGQRKRRTTVLFDSSLREQTATAASRMREFIETGTTPPAIYEPKCDSCSLIELCLPEATTGRRRVQQFLDNHFDKHLEASGPTTDTSFS, translated from the coding sequence ATGCACTCCGAAGACGATTTCATTCCAATTTCCGCCTTGCAACACGTATTGTTTTGCGAGCGGCAGGCGGCGCTCATTCACGTCGAGCGATTGTGGGCGGAGAATCGGTTGACGGCGGAAGGCAAGGTGCTACACGAGAAAACGCACAGCGAACGCGTCGAAACCCGCGGTCGCGTGCGGATCGTGCGATCGCTCATGCTGCGATCGCTCCGGTTAGGTTTGTTCGGGCGGTCCGATGTCGTGGAGTTCGCTGCGCCCGAGTGCGTTTCCAATCCGACATCGATCTTCAGACGTTGGGGTCAAGGCGAGAGTGTCGATTGGTCCGCATGGCAAATCACGCCGGTCGAATATAAACGCGGCAAACCCAAAAAAGACGGTTCCGACCGCGTGCAACTCTGTGCTCAAGCGATGTGTCTCGAGGAAATGCTGGGGGTGACAATCCTCAGCGGCTCCCTGTTCTACGGCCAACGCAAACGCCGGACGACGGTCCTTTTCGATAGTTCGCTCCGCGAGCAAACCGCAACCGCCGCCAGTCGCATGCGAGAGTTCATCGAAACCGGCACCACTCCACCCGCCATCTATGAACCAAAGTGTGATAGCTGCTCCTTAATCGAACTTTGTCTGCCCGAAGCCACGACTGGTCGGCGTCGAGTCCAACAGTTCTTGGACAATCATTTCGACAAACATCTTGAAGCCAGCGGTCCGACGACCGACACGTCCTTCTCTTGA
- the cas7c gene encoding type I-C CRISPR-associated protein Cas7/Csd2, whose product MQHRYDFVYLFDVKDGNPNGDPDAGNLPRIDPETGQGLVTDVCLKRKIRNFVGLVKEEQPPFEIYVKEKAVLNQQHQRAYSALEIDPKNRAKGAAKKDKAASKAEEDRKLTRWMCNNFFDIRAFGAVMTTEVNCGQVRGPIQFGFARSIDPIISQEHAVTRCAVTTEKEAEKQSGDNRTMGRKFTVPYGLYRVHGFINPHLASQTGFDESGDDLELFWKALEHMFEHDRSASRGEMSPQGLIVFKHESKLGNAPAHKLFERVTITRANVDELATRSAKDYTVNLDESDLPEGITIEKRI is encoded by the coding sequence ATGCAACACCGCTATGATTTCGTGTACTTGTTTGATGTCAAAGACGGCAACCCGAATGGTGATCCGGATGCGGGGAACTTGCCGCGGATCGATCCGGAAACCGGGCAGGGGCTGGTCACCGATGTGTGTCTCAAACGCAAGATTCGCAACTTCGTGGGGCTCGTCAAAGAGGAACAACCGCCGTTCGAAATCTATGTCAAAGAAAAGGCCGTGCTGAACCAACAACATCAGCGAGCCTATTCGGCACTAGAAATCGATCCCAAAAATCGAGCGAAAGGTGCAGCGAAGAAAGATAAAGCGGCATCGAAAGCCGAGGAAGACCGCAAACTCACACGCTGGATGTGTAACAACTTCTTCGACATTCGCGCCTTTGGTGCCGTGATGACAACCGAAGTCAATTGTGGTCAGGTTCGTGGCCCGATCCAATTTGGTTTCGCTCGCAGCATCGATCCGATCATCTCCCAGGAGCATGCCGTCACGCGATGTGCGGTCACGACGGAGAAGGAAGCCGAGAAGCAATCCGGCGACAACCGCACGATGGGTCGCAAGTTTACCGTGCCTTACGGACTGTACCGCGTGCACGGGTTCATCAATCCGCACCTCGCCTCCCAAACCGGCTTCGACGAAAGCGGCGACGACCTGGAGCTATTCTGGAAAGCCTTGGAGCACATGTTCGAACACGATCGTTCCGCTTCAAGAGGAGAAATGTCGCCGCAAGGTTTGATCGTGTTCAAGCACGAGTCCAAACTCGGCAACGCGCCCGCTCACAAATTGTTTGAGCGAGTGACGATCACAAGAGCCAACGTTGACGAACTCGCGACCCGATCCGCGAAGGACTATACCGTCAACCTCGATGAGTCGGATCTCCCGGAAGGAATCACGATCGAAAAACGGATTTGA
- the cas8c gene encoding type I-C CRISPR-associated protein Cas8c/Csd1, with the protein MILQALTEYYKRLVQDKHSKIAEFGFSRQNIAFCVVLNPDGTLHTIRDEREDDGKRQTAKSVVVLGNSKPSGSGINPCFLWDNAAYMLGYKPDDNKPERTQQSFEEFREKHLNAEANVDDPDFSTVCRFLESWNPDEAADHETLTENPTGFGVFAIRAQTGYVHERPKIRDYWLTQFADHNQSEVTGQCLVTGRSSPLARLHEPKIKGVNGAQSAGALLVSFNADAFESYGKSQSYNAPVAERTAFQYATALNTLLQRDSRQRIQIGDASTVFWTDGYTKAEELFGRLIERYETEDEATKLEIETVLQRIANGAYPDDLGKPETTFYILGLSPNAARVSVRFWEVSNLDEMISRLRRHFADLQIDRLSNRDPEFPTFWQLLRETARETKDIPPLLSGALMRAVLGGGNYPDVLYHAVLRRIRADRQVNYLRTAILKAYLNRNKNKELPVSLDPARPEPAYHLGRLFAALEKAQEEALPGINATIKDRYFSSASASPAGVFPRLIRMNQHHVGKIERRDYRLTHEKRIQEIMDRLDKFPAHLNLNDQGLFAVGYYHQRKNIFTKKDNTSTEEN; encoded by the coding sequence ATGATCCTGCAAGCTTTGACGGAATACTACAAGCGTTTGGTGCAAGACAAACATTCGAAGATCGCTGAATTTGGCTTCAGCCGACAGAATATTGCCTTCTGCGTTGTGCTCAATCCTGATGGCACACTGCACACCATCCGAGACGAACGCGAGGATGATGGCAAACGTCAAACCGCAAAATCGGTCGTCGTGCTTGGCAACAGCAAACCGTCTGGTTCCGGCATCAATCCGTGTTTCCTGTGGGACAACGCGGCTTACATGCTGGGGTACAAACCCGACGACAACAAACCCGAACGCACCCAGCAAAGTTTCGAGGAGTTTCGCGAGAAACATTTGAATGCGGAAGCCAACGTCGACGATCCTGATTTTTCGACCGTCTGTCGATTCTTAGAATCGTGGAATCCCGATGAGGCTGCAGACCACGAAACACTCACCGAGAACCCTACCGGTTTCGGCGTGTTTGCGATCCGTGCTCAAACCGGTTACGTCCACGAACGACCAAAGATTCGTGACTATTGGCTAACGCAATTCGCTGACCACAATCAATCCGAAGTGACCGGGCAGTGTCTCGTGACTGGCAGATCCTCACCACTGGCTCGGTTGCATGAACCGAAAATCAAAGGCGTCAACGGCGCGCAAAGTGCCGGGGCCTTACTCGTTTCCTTCAATGCCGACGCTTTTGAATCCTACGGCAAATCTCAAAGCTATAACGCTCCGGTCGCCGAACGCACCGCTTTTCAGTACGCCACCGCTTTGAACACACTCCTCCAACGCGATAGCCGACAACGAATTCAAATCGGTGACGCGTCCACGGTTTTCTGGACCGATGGCTATACAAAGGCGGAAGAACTCTTCGGTCGATTGATTGAACGATACGAAACCGAAGACGAGGCCACAAAGCTCGAAATAGAAACCGTTCTGCAACGGATCGCCAACGGTGCCTATCCCGATGACCTGGGCAAGCCGGAGACGACTTTCTACATACTCGGTCTTTCGCCGAACGCTGCTCGTGTCTCGGTTCGATTTTGGGAAGTCAGCAATCTCGACGAAATGATATCGCGATTGCGAAGACATTTCGCCGATCTGCAGATCGATCGTCTTTCCAACCGCGATCCGGAGTTCCCGACCTTTTGGCAACTCCTCCGTGAGACAGCCCGTGAAACGAAGGACATTCCGCCGTTGCTTTCCGGGGCGCTCATGCGAGCGGTTCTCGGTGGTGGAAACTATCCCGATGTGCTCTATCACGCTGTTTTGCGGCGGATCCGGGCTGACCGGCAGGTGAACTATCTGCGGACGGCGATACTTAAAGCATACCTCAATCGTAACAAAAACAAGGAGTTGCCTGTGTCCCTAGACCCCGCGCGTCCCGAACCGGCTTATCATCTCGGTCGGTTGTTCGCAGCCTTGGAAAAAGCCCAGGAAGAAGCACTTCCGGGCATCAATGCCACCATTAAGGATCGTTATTTCAGTTCGGCATCGGCTAGCCCGGCGGGTGTGTTTCCGCGACTGATTCGCATGAATCAACATCACGTTGGCAAGATCGAACGTCGTGACTATCGTTTGACCCATGAGAAGCGAATCCAAGAAATCATGGACCGGCTCGATAAGTTTCCCGCTCATCTCAATTTGAACGATCAAGGGCTGTTCGCCGTTGGTTACTATCACCAACGCAAAAACATTTTCACTAAGAAAGACAACACCAGCACCGAGGAAAACTAG
- the cas3 gene encoding CRISPR-associated helicase Cas3' — protein sequence MNAVAVMAAGFTERLGARAWGEVLGRWHDIGKYAVEFQDFLLRANGFEAHLEAQTKVDHSTAGAQHAFQHMPKPVGKILAYCIAGHHAGLADDQAPTGRSGLRDRLKKTICNYQSAPKSILVGDPPDQPPLEFDDLTNARQTAFQLAFFTRMLFSCLVDADFLATEQFMNSTQAKLRVAAGPSIQDLATQLDQYLDDLRQKAEPSFVNDRRQEVLAACRSAAAREPGFFSLTVPTGGGKTLASLAFALGHAETHGLDRVIYAIPFTSIIEQTADVFRGVFETLGEQAVLEHHSNLDPNADRETPWTRLAAENWDSRLVVTTNVQLFESLFANRTSRCRKLHRIARSVIVLDEAQTLPVELLNPCLVALRELVRNYRCTIVFCTATQPALARNDDFRIGIEADKLREIIPQPQELYRQMKRVEVSHLGPLTDEELIARLSEHESFLCIANTRAHAAELFESLRKHSSQSNGLYHLSTWMCGAHRAEVIKQIRTRLAKKQRCRVISTQLIEAGVDVDFPVVYRAMTGIDSIAQAAGRCNREGKLDHGSVFVFESAGRPKLRGLLGSTAETTRELLPDVEDLLALETVEQYFRLHYWKRGHRDWDDKAVLDQFIEPFQAIFQFKEAAKRFQMIEDESQPVIVPYGKRGRWLIERLASNKPLGLKMRRRLQRYTVSVFENIFRNLFATQQLEIRHDCYAVLLNEDLYDEQLGLRTEVNAHEPESLII from the coding sequence TTGAACGCTGTTGCAGTGATGGCGGCGGGGTTTACGGAGAGGTTGGGAGCGAGAGCATGGGGGGAGGTGTTGGGGCGGTGGCATGACATCGGCAAGTATGCTGTCGAGTTTCAAGATTTTTTGCTGCGGGCCAACGGCTTTGAAGCACACTTGGAAGCTCAAACCAAAGTCGATCACTCGACCGCTGGTGCCCAGCATGCCTTTCAACACATGCCAAAACCGGTCGGCAAGATATTGGCTTACTGCATAGCCGGGCACCATGCGGGGTTGGCGGATGATCAAGCTCCAACCGGACGATCCGGCCTGCGGGATCGGTTGAAGAAGACTATCTGCAACTATCAATCCGCACCGAAATCGATTCTTGTAGGTGATCCGCCCGATCAACCGCCCCTGGAATTCGATGATCTCACCAACGCCCGTCAGACTGCATTTCAACTCGCGTTCTTCACCCGCATGCTGTTTTCCTGTTTGGTCGATGCCGATTTCCTCGCGACCGAGCAGTTCATGAACTCCACTCAGGCGAAGTTGCGGGTTGCTGCAGGCCCCTCAATTCAGGATTTGGCCACACAACTTGATCAGTATCTGGATGACTTGAGACAAAAGGCCGAACCAAGTTTCGTCAACGATCGACGTCAGGAAGTGCTCGCGGCGTGTCGATCGGCAGCCGCGAGGGAACCAGGATTTTTTTCATTGACCGTTCCGACCGGCGGCGGCAAAACGCTGGCTTCTCTGGCGTTCGCATTAGGACATGCCGAAACACACGGATTAGATCGCGTAATTTACGCGATTCCCTTCACTAGCATTATTGAGCAAACCGCCGACGTATTTCGTGGAGTCTTCGAAACACTCGGGGAACAGGCCGTTCTGGAACACCATAGTAACCTCGACCCGAATGCCGACCGCGAAACGCCTTGGACACGTCTGGCGGCTGAGAATTGGGATAGTCGGCTTGTCGTCACTACGAACGTGCAACTGTTCGAGTCGCTGTTTGCCAATCGCACGTCGCGATGTCGCAAACTGCATCGGATCGCTCGTAGCGTGATTGTGCTCGACGAAGCCCAAACGCTGCCCGTCGAACTATTAAACCCGTGTTTGGTGGCGTTGCGGGAACTGGTGCGGAACTATCGTTGCACGATCGTTTTCTGTACGGCGACACAACCGGCCCTTGCTCGCAATGACGATTTTCGCATTGGCATCGAAGCAGACAAGCTGCGAGAAATTATCCCTCAACCGCAGGAACTCTATCGACAAATGAAGCGAGTCGAGGTCTCACACCTAGGCCCGCTCACCGATGAAGAATTGATTGCTCGATTAAGCGAACACGAATCGTTTCTGTGCATTGCCAACACCCGAGCGCACGCTGCGGAGCTTTTTGAGTCCTTGCGGAAACACAGTTCGCAATCGAATGGGTTGTACCATCTTAGCACGTGGATGTGTGGTGCGCATCGAGCCGAAGTCATTAAACAAATCCGCACGCGACTTGCCAAGAAGCAACGCTGCCGAGTCATCAGCACGCAGTTGATCGAAGCGGGTGTGGATGTCGATTTCCCAGTTGTCTACCGAGCCATGACCGGCATCGATTCCATCGCTCAAGCCGCGGGGCGGTGCAACCGCGAGGGCAAACTTGATCACGGTTCGGTCTTCGTCTTTGAATCCGCGGGGCGACCGAAACTCCGCGGCTTGCTAGGCAGCACTGCCGAAACGACACGCGAACTGCTCCCGGATGTCGAAGACCTGTTGGCACTAGAAACCGTCGAGCAGTACTTCCGTCTGCACTATTGGAAACGAGGTCACAGGGACTGGGACGACAAAGCCGTTCTCGATCAATTCATCGAACCGTTTCAAGCCATCTTCCAATTCAAAGAGGCTGCCAAACGGTTTCAAATGATCGAAGACGAATCCCAACCGGTCATCGTGCCCTATGGCAAACGTGGACGTTGGTTGATCGAACGGCTAGCGAGTAACAAACCACTCGGACTCAAAATGCGTCGCCGCCTACAGCGATACACCGTGTCTGTTTTCGAGAACATTTTTCGAAATCTATTCGCCACCCAACAACTCGAGATCCGGCACGACTGCTACGCCGTATTGCTCAACGAAGATCTATACGACGAACAACTCGGCCTACGAACCGAAGTAAACGCTCACGAACCCGAATCGCTCATCATCTGA
- a CDS encoding transposase — translation MLDVWPQIHKQFWDQLQKLGKLDLDTAIIDSSQVRAHGGGESTGPSPVNRRKKGTKYSVLVDRNGTPLVILHSSANTSDHQQIVPTVLALEEQEQGIDLNDPESAPQDLYADAGYDSEPTRILMRFLGIEPHIRKRLSEHGSGLGRVRWVVERTIGWIKGLRRLPPRQGLEP, via the coding sequence ATGCTCGACGTATGGCCTCAAATTCACAAGCAGTTTTGGGATCAGTTGCAGAAACTCGGAAAACTTGATCTCGATACCGCCATCATTGATTCCAGCCAAGTGCGGGCTCATGGTGGAGGCGAGTCAACTGGCCCTAGCCCTGTGAATCGCCGCAAGAAAGGCACAAAATACTCGGTTCTGGTCGATCGGAATGGGACTCCGTTGGTCATTTTGCATTCGTCGGCAAACACCAGCGATCATCAGCAAATTGTGCCAACGGTGCTCGCCCTCGAAGAGCAGGAACAGGGCATCGATCTGAACGATCCCGAATCTGCTCCACAGGACTTATATGCTGATGCGGGCTATGACTCGGAACCGACCCGCATCCTAATGCGGTTTTTGGGGATCGAGCCGCACATTCGCAAGCGTCTCTCGGAGCATGGCAGCGGCTTAGGCCGTGTGCGGTGGGTGGTGGAACGCACGATTGGCTGGATCAAAGGACTGCGTCGACTCCCTCCCCGACAAGGACTCGAACCTTGA
- a CDS encoding permease, with product MNQFVSNWGDAALTSLGFFWMAFWAFALGYIISSCIQVFVTKKRMKQSMGEAGAGSVALATFFGFISSSCSFAAIATSKSLFKKEAGLIPALAFLLASTNLVIELGIIIAIFLSWQFVVGEYVGGILLILCMWLIVKLTLPSSLEDEARENVKEEGEDEEVPDWKKMIRSLKGWKMVAKHYFMEWGMVWRDVTFGFTVAGIIAAFVPNSFFTTLFAGSGADADPAFGQVLLQTVVGPLAAFFTFIGSMGNIPLASILYSNGVSFAGVMAFIFSDLVVFPVLRITSQYFGWKMAFYILGVFLVSLVASALALHYGFLAFGLLPDGGGSSQQVQPTDRFAIDYTFFLNLGFLMITATFFWLSKKDKDDGHGQHTSGKSRSDQLLTWLAYASFVWLLGGLVVHWAVS from the coding sequence ATGAATCAGTTTGTCTCGAATTGGGGAGACGCGGCCCTCACGTCGCTGGGATTCTTCTGGATGGCGTTTTGGGCATTTGCGCTCGGCTACATCATCAGCAGTTGCATTCAGGTCTTCGTGACCAAGAAGCGAATGAAACAATCGATGGGTGAAGCCGGTGCCGGGAGCGTCGCCCTGGCCACGTTCTTTGGATTCATTTCAAGTTCATGCAGTTTCGCTGCGATCGCCACCTCGAAATCCCTGTTCAAGAAGGAAGCCGGGTTGATCCCGGCATTGGCGTTCTTGCTCGCTTCGACCAACCTTGTGATCGAGCTTGGCATCATCATCGCCATTTTCCTCAGCTGGCAGTTCGTTGTTGGTGAATACGTCGGTGGGATTCTGCTCATCCTCTGCATGTGGTTGATCGTTAAATTGACCTTGCCTTCTTCATTGGAGGATGAAGCCCGTGAAAACGTCAAGGAAGAGGGAGAAGATGAAGAGGTCCCCGATTGGAAAAAGATGATCCGCAGCCTCAAAGGCTGGAAGATGGTCGCGAAGCATTACTTCATGGAATGGGGTATGGTGTGGCGAGATGTCACGTTCGGCTTCACGGTCGCCGGTATTATTGCGGCGTTTGTACCGAACTCATTCTTCACGACCCTCTTCGCTGGTTCAGGAGCCGATGCCGACCCCGCCTTCGGCCAAGTCCTGTTACAGACCGTCGTGGGACCGCTAGCGGCATTTTTCACTTTCATCGGCTCAATGGGAAACATTCCGTTGGCGTCGATTCTCTATTCCAACGGTGTGAGCTTCGCTGGAGTGATGGCGTTTATTTTCAGCGATCTGGTCGTTTTTCCCGTGTTGCGAATCACGTCGCAATACTTCGGCTGGAAAATGGCGTTCTATATTCTTGGTGTCTTCCTCGTCTCGTTGGTCGCCTCCGCATTGGCACTCCACTACGGATTTTTGGCTTTTGGTCTATTGCCAGACGGCGGCGGTTCCAGCCAGCAGGTGCAACCGACCGATCGTTTCGCCATCGACTACACATTCTTCCTCAACCTGGGCTTCCTGATGATCACCGCTACTTTCTTCTGGCTGAGTAAGAAGGACAAAGACGACGGGCATGGCCAACATACAAGCGGGAAAAGCCGGTCGGATCAGTTGCTGACCTGGCTGGCGTACGCTTCCTTTGTATGGCTACTCGGCGGACTTGTGGTACATTGGGCAGTCTCGTGA